A genomic window from Triticum urartu cultivar G1812 chromosome 7, Tu2.1, whole genome shotgun sequence includes:
- the LOC125519534 gene encoding protein FAR-RED IMPAIRED RESPONSE 1-like has translation MPHPSLYVRPPAYPHPSPYVAVIRPHVSTLALTVVGGKKRHASTHYACYDQPSSSRRRHLPPPASNVTPSSRSSSEKMDPAEILAAVQELEEEGDYDGDDYGEDNETSSLNMDEPAEENYMSLDESYSGNRHGDDDDDDMDIDDSFAESALRMDEDGDFVRNIVDDESDKSHVDASHDDSSSKGDVDGTSGKDEHVGDDLFNFDIGFDEYQQESLDMHWKVMRKTFKSLGEAYNFYNQYAYERGFSVRKDSLKYSKGPEGTKRLRKYMCARAGKRQAKLCTMEGRTRRLRGETRCFCDAHITSKLDKERDIWYVSSFSDDHSHVLARPDEVMFLRSHNLIKEYQKAEILTMAGAGIRKHMIYDNLVSRYGSYAKAGFGRKKLYNMCYREKMKLLAQGDADTAIGIMMTRKERDPDFFFEHTVDDEGRLKNIFWCDSQSRRDYVDYGDVTVFDSTYRMTRYGMPFIPFVGLNNHRCTTVFGCALVSDETEDTYVWLLQTFLRAHCQKRPRSVITDGDAAMIKAIRKTVPVPVLDECKDIEKSAARAGDRARYSELTILSAEATHKACHKPFLFDKLKAALRDIIDNDYTEEDEPGVEELCLNTGVWKIASPFD, from the exons ATGCCGCACCCGTCGCTGTACGTACGCCCGCCCGCGTACCCGCACCCGTCGCCGTACGTCGCCGTCATACGCCCGCACGTCTCCACGTTGGCGTTGACAGTTGTTGGAGGAAAAAAAAGACACG CCTCCACGCACTACGCCTGCTACGACCAGCCATCGTCCTCACGCCGTCGACACCTGCCTCCGCCGGCCAGCAACGTCACGCCATCATCACGTTCGTCATCGGAGAAAATGGATCCGGCTGAAATCCTCGCCGCCGTGCAAGAG TTAGAGGAGGAGGGCGATTATGATGGCGATGATTACGGCGAGGACAACGAAACCTCGTCACTGAATATGGATGAACCTGCTGAGGAGAACTACATGAGTTTGGATGAATCTTATAGTGGCAAT CGACatggcgatgatgatgatgatgatatggaTATAGATGATTCATTTGCTGAAAGTGCACTCCG GATGGACGAGGACGGGGACTTTGTGAGGAATATTGTGGACGATGAAAGTGACAAATCGCACGTTGATGCATCTCATGATGACAGCTCCAGCAAA GGAGATGTAGATGGTACAAGCGGGAAGGATGAGCATGTTGGTGATGATCTGTTTAATTTTGACATCGGATTTGATGAATATCAGCAAGAATCATTGGACATGCATTGGAAGGTAATGAGGAAGACGTTCAAGTCACTAGGAGAGGCTTACAATTTCTATAACCAGTATGCTTACGAGCGTGGTTTCAGCGTAAGAAAGGACTCACTGAAATATTCGAAAGGTCCTGAGGGAACTAAGCGCTTGAGAAAGTATATGTGTGCGAGAGCTGGAAAACGACAGGCAAAACTTTGTACAATGGAAGGCAGGACCCGCAGGCTGAGAGGGGAGACTCGTTGCTTCTGCGATGCGCATATAACTTCGAAACTTGATAAAGAGCGTGACATTTGGTATGTCAGCAGTTTCAGTGATGATCACAGTCACGTTCTAGCTAGACCGGATGAAGTCATGTTTCTTCGGTCTCATAATCTGATAAAAGAATATCAGAAAGCTGAGATCTTAACCATGGCAGGTGCTGGAATCAGGAAACATATGATTTATGATAATCTCGTCAGTAGGTACGGGTCATATGCAAAGGCTGGTTTTGGGAGGAAGAAGCTTTATAACATGTGTTATAGAGAAAAAATGAAGTTGCTTGCACAAGGTGATGCAGACACTGCCATTGGGATCATGATGACCAGAAAAGAGAGAGATCCAGATTTCTTCTTTGAGCACACCGTCGATGATGAAGGAAGGCTGAAAAATATATTCTGGTGTGATTCTCAATCACGTCGAGACTATGTTGACTACGGTGATGTGACAGTCTTCGACAGCACATACAGGATGACTAGGTATGGCATGCCATTTATACCTTTTGTCGGTCTGAACAACCACCGTTGCACCACGGTATTCGGTTGTGCTCTTGTGTCTGACGAGACGGAAGATACATATGTCTGGCTGCTTCAGACGTTTTTGAGGGCTCACTGTCAGAAAAGGCCCAGGTCAGTAATTACTGATGGAGATGCAGCTATGATTAAGGCCATAAGAAAG ACAGTTCCAGTACCAGTATTGGACGAGTGTAAAGATATTGAGAAATCAGCTGCCC GTGCAGGGGACAGAGCAAGGTACAGCGAGTTGACTATCTTATCTGCCGAAGCAACTCATAAAGCATGCCATAAACCATTTTTATTCGACAAGTTGAAGGCGGCTCTGAGGGACATAATAGATAATGATTACACTGAGGAGGATGAGCCTGGTGTGGAG GAACTTTGCTTGAATACTGGAGTATGGAAGATTGCTTCACCCTTTGATTGA
- the LOC125522885 gene encoding uncharacterized protein LOC125522885, translated as MEARPGSAGSVRDAQSPCLGAKPTGAGLGEGSRAALEAGGSSGVLPAPARLRKRRRIPEAVETAPTRCAAGGSKRRAGGRARRGRLWLGRTRDGAQPRFPTAASSHASQRRQGDGPCSAQAARARAPPRPCVRRHGRASPAPAVCGRWCGGGRKRRGERREKGERGAGRWAVACEKEMPAFPAASRGTGFGMGVPAVTFIKTGAKLVPETSSGSFFDRRRLKMRLGRLLEGLAEDALTSMIQDWKALQHANRLLPDLYTLAVFLQRNRIPHCICSGDNWPLIFVRKAKSLLLKWYIVFFLRESNGT; from the coding sequence ATGGAGGCGAGGCCCGGCTCAGCCGGCAGCGTGCGGGATGCACAGAGCCCGTGCTTGGGGGCGAAACCGACTGGGGCCGGACTTGGCGAAGGCTCCAGGGCGGCTTTGGAAGCAGGTGGCAGCAGCGGCGTCCTGCCGGCGCCGGCGAGGCTGCGGAAACGGCGACGGATTCCCGAGGCTGTGGAAACGGCGCCGACGAGGTGTGCCGCGGGCGGCTCAAAACGGAGAGCAGGAGGCAGAGCTCGACGGGGGCGGCTTTGGCTCGGGAGGACCCGGGACGGCGCCCAGCCGCGCTTCCCAACGGCGGCCTCCAGCCACGCTTCCCAACGGCGGCAAGGAGACGGGCCGTGCTCTGCTCAGGCAGCGCGAGCGCGAGCCCCGCCCCGGCCATGCGTGCGCCGCCACGGCCGCGCGAGCCCCGCTCCGGCTGTGTGTGGTAGGTGGTGCGGTGGTGgaaggaagaggagaggagagaggagagAGAAGGGAGAAAGAGGGGCTGGCAGGTGGGCCGTTGCATGCGAAAAAGAGATGCCGGCGTTCCCAGCGGCCTCCCGGGGGACTGGGTTTGGAATGGGCGTGCCGGCCGTAACTTTCATCAAAACCGGCGCAAAACTGGTTCCTGAGACCTCGAGTGGGTCGTTTTTTGACCGTCGGCGTCTAAAAATGCGCCTCGGGAGGCTTCTTGAGGGCCTAGCTGAAGATGCTCTTACTAGTATGATTCAAGACTGGAAAGCCCTACAACATGCAAACCGCCTCCTCCCCGACCTCTACACACTGGCAGTATTTCTCCAGCGCAACCGCATCCCCCACTGCATCTGCTCTGGCGATAATTGGCccttgatttttgtaaggaaagccAAGTCTTTATTGCTCAAATGGTACatagttttttttttgagggaatcAAATGGTACATAG
- the LOC125519535 gene encoding uncharacterized protein LOC125519535 → MPKTQAQKLRLTLSKEQFMMVVPRWCYGRHDGWVSLVDRWLGADAEFAAKSIKARANRGDDGTHGQGNRNHWGFKAMKEDKLKRPLSDMESWKLARERSHRKEGESQYYGKTEEHLGSYIHHYQELHPDVPVAEVAQSQIDDTAVVAIQGKKNGRYPCFDGLITPSISYTRLRASNPSQLESTGRSQTPLARQHAAYKEFVEHRNLEVREYLKRVKANDDYNRQMMTVSFALLKPT, encoded by the exons ATGCCCAAAACTCAAGCGCAGAAGCTACGACTTACCTTGAGTAAGGAGCAGTTCATGATG GTTGTTCCTCGTTGGTGCTATGGAAGGCATGACGGATGGGTGAGTTTGGTGGATAGGTGGCTCGGCGCTGATGCAGAGTTTGCTGCCAAGAGCATCAAGGCCCGGGCTAACCGTGGAGACGACGGGACACACGGCCAAGGAAACAGGAACCACTGGGGCTTCAAGGCCATGAAG GAGGACAAGTTGAAGAGGCCGCTCTCAGACATGGAGTCGTGGAAGCTGGCCCGCGAGCGGAGTCATCGCAAGGAGGGTGAGAGCCAGTACTACGGCAAGACCGAGGAGCACCTGGGGTCTTACATTCATCACTATCAGGAGTTGCATCCGGATGTTCCTGTTGCTGAGGTCGCCCAGTCTCAGATCGACGACACGGCGGTGGTGGCCATCCAGGGGAAGAAGAATGGCCGATATCCGTGTTTCGATGGCTTGATCACTCCTTCGATCTCGTACACACGGCTTCGGGCTAGCAACCCGAGCCAGTTAGAGAGTACGGGGCGTTCACAGACTCCCTTAGCCCGCCAGCATGCT GCATATAAGGAGTTTGTCGAGCATAGGAATCTCGAGGTGCGGGAGTACTTGAAACGAGTGAAGGCAAACGATGATTACAACCGTCAGATGATGACGGTTAGTTTTGCCCTCTTAAAACCAACCTAA